One genomic region from Thermoleptolyngbya sichuanensis A183 encodes:
- the gyrA gene encoding DNA gyrase subunit A, protein MTFSSESPQDRIVPTDLRTEMSRSYLEYAMSVIVGRALPDARDGLKPVHRRILYAMHELGLAPDRPFRKCARVVGDVIGKYHPHGDTAVYDALVRMAQDFSMRSPLVDGHGNFGSVDNDPPAAMRYTECRLRAITTNALLQDIESETVDFVPNYDGSQQEPLVLPARIPQLLLNGSSGIAVGMATNIPPHNLGELLDGLVALIANPDMTDAELMQIIPGPDFPTGGIILGTSGIREAYATGRGSITMRGVATIETIERRGAPDREAIIITELPYQTNKAALIEKIAEMVNERRLEGIADIRDESDRDGMRIVIELRRDAYPRVVLNNLYKQTPLQANFGVNTLALVNGEPQLLGLKESLQVFLDFRIETITRRTRYELRKAEERDHILQGYLIALANLDEIIALIRGAADTPTAKQELMERYSLSEAQADAILQMQLRRLTALEAGKIQAEHDELQVKIADLQDILANRERILQIIRDEAVELKAAHATPRRTVIEPLDGELGDIDLIANERAIILVTEQGYIKRMPVSTFEAQNRATRGKSGTRMKEDDGIDHFLTCNDHDNILFFSDRGVAYCLRAYQVPTGSRTSRGVPIVQLLPIPVEEKITSVVAVTEFTDDLYLVMLTQKGFIKKTQLSAFGNIRTNGLIAISLEDGDQLRWVRLTTADDSIIIGSRKGMTIHFRTDHEQLRPLGRPTRGVRAMSLREGDELMSMDILPSQVVQTIAEGDDTDSDGDLAEEECSTAQGPWVLVITTGGLGKRVPVNQFRLQKRAGMGLRAIRFRKAGDELAALRVVNEDDEMILVTSRGIIIRQVVNAISCQSRAATGVRVQRLDEDDAIADVALVPPSGEAEDPDAEDEASES, encoded by the coding sequence ATGACCTTCTCCTCGGAGTCGCCCCAAGACCGGATCGTGCCCACAGACCTCCGCACGGAAATGTCCCGGTCATACCTGGAATACGCCATGAGCGTGATCGTAGGGCGGGCGCTTCCCGATGCGCGAGACGGTCTTAAACCTGTTCATCGTCGTATTCTCTACGCTATGCACGAACTGGGCCTCGCGCCCGATCGCCCCTTTCGCAAATGCGCCCGCGTGGTGGGCGACGTGATTGGTAAATACCATCCCCACGGCGATACGGCAGTGTATGACGCGCTGGTGCGAATGGCGCAAGATTTTTCGATGCGATCGCCCCTCGTCGATGGGCACGGCAACTTCGGTTCTGTGGACAACGACCCGCCCGCCGCCATGCGATATACCGAGTGTCGTCTGCGGGCCATCACCACCAACGCGCTGCTGCAAGACATCGAGTCGGAAACAGTAGACTTTGTCCCCAACTACGACGGGTCGCAGCAGGAACCCTTGGTGCTGCCTGCTCGTATCCCCCAATTGCTGCTCAACGGCTCCTCCGGCATCGCAGTCGGCATGGCCACCAACATCCCACCCCACAACCTGGGTGAACTGCTAGACGGGCTGGTGGCGCTAATCGCTAACCCAGACATGACCGATGCCGAACTGATGCAAATCATCCCCGGCCCCGACTTTCCCACAGGCGGCATCATCCTGGGCACCAGCGGCATCCGCGAAGCCTACGCCACCGGGCGTGGTTCCATCACCATGCGCGGCGTGGCCACCATTGAAACCATCGAGCGGCGCGGCGCACCGGATCGCGAAGCCATCATCATTACCGAATTGCCCTACCAAACCAACAAGGCCGCGCTGATCGAGAAAATCGCCGAAATGGTGAACGAGCGCAGGCTGGAAGGTATTGCCGATATCCGCGATGAGAGCGATCGCGACGGAATGCGAATCGTGATTGAATTACGCCGCGATGCCTATCCCCGCGTCGTCCTCAATAACCTCTACAAACAAACGCCGCTGCAAGCCAATTTTGGAGTCAACACCCTCGCTCTGGTGAACGGCGAACCGCAGCTTTTGGGATTAAAAGAATCCCTCCAAGTGTTCCTCGATTTTCGCATTGAAACGATTACGCGCCGCACGCGCTATGAGCTGCGAAAAGCAGAGGAACGCGATCACATTTTGCAGGGCTATCTGATTGCCCTGGCGAATCTGGATGAGATCATCGCGCTCATTCGGGGCGCAGCGGACACGCCTACTGCAAAGCAAGAGCTGATGGAGCGCTACAGCTTGTCAGAAGCGCAGGCCGACGCGATTCTGCAAATGCAACTGCGCCGCCTCACCGCGCTAGAGGCGGGCAAAATTCAGGCAGAACACGATGAACTGCAAGTCAAAATTGCCGACCTGCAAGACATCCTGGCCAACCGGGAGCGCATTTTACAAATTATTCGGGACGAAGCAGTGGAGCTAAAAGCGGCCCACGCCACCCCGCGTCGCACAGTAATCGAACCCCTCGATGGTGAATTGGGCGATATTGACCTAATTGCTAACGAACGGGCCATCATTCTCGTAACGGAGCAGGGCTACATCAAGCGGATGCCTGTTAGCACTTTCGAGGCGCAAAACCGGGCGACGCGGGGAAAGTCCGGCACTCGCATGAAGGAAGATGATGGCATTGATCACTTCCTGACCTGCAACGACCACGACAATATCTTATTTTTTAGCGATCGCGGCGTGGCCTATTGTCTGCGGGCCTATCAGGTGCCCACGGGGTCCCGCACGTCTCGCGGTGTGCCCATCGTGCAACTGCTGCCGATTCCTGTGGAGGAGAAGATTACCTCGGTCGTTGCGGTGACCGAATTCACCGATGATCTTTATCTGGTGATGTTGACCCAGAAGGGCTTCATTAAAAAGACGCAGCTTTCGGCCTTCGGCAACATCCGCACCAACGGGCTGATTGCGATCTCTCTGGAAGACGGCGACCAGTTGCGCTGGGTACGACTGACCACCGCAGACGACAGCATCATCATCGGCTCTCGCAAGGGCATGACAATCCATTTCCGCACGGATCATGAGCAACTGCGTCCCCTGGGTCGCCCAACCCGCGGCGTGCGGGCCATGAGCCTGCGCGAGGGCGATGAGCTGATGAGCATGGATATCTTACCCAGCCAGGTGGTGCAAACCATTGCCGAGGGCGACGACACCGATAGCGATGGCGATCTGGCAGAGGAGGAGTGCAGCACGGCGCAAGGGCCGTGGGTGCTGGTCATCACCACAGGTGGGCTGGGCAAGCGCGTTCCGGTAAATCAGTTCCGGCTGCAAAAGCGGGCTGGCATGGGGCTGCGGGCAATTCGCTTCCGCAAGGCGGGCGATGAACTGGCGGCGCTGCGCGTGGTAAACGAAGATGATGAAATGATTTTGGTGACGAGCCGTGGCATTATCATCCGCCAGGTGGTGAATGCGATTTCCTGTCAGTCGCGGGCGGCGACGGGGGTGCGTGTGCAGCGATTGGATGAGGACGATGCGATCGCCGATGTGGCGCTGGTGCCGCCCTCTGGTGAAGCGGAAGACCCAGATGCCGAGGACGAAGCCTCCGAAAGCTAA